GAAGTACGGCAAGGATTCGGTCGGGCAGATCGTCACGTTCGGGACGATGAAGTCGCGCGCCGCCGTGAAAGACGTAGGGCGCACCCTCGGCTTCACGCCCGGCGAAACGGACGCGCTGGCGAAGCTGATTCCGAACGCGCCGAACTTTTCGCTGACCGTGAAGGAAGCGATCGAGCAGGTGCCGGAGGTGAAGGCGTTCTACCAGAACGAACCACGCTACAAGCAGCTGCTCGACTTTGCGATTTCGCTGGAAGGCCTCTCGCGACACACCGGCGTGCATGCGGCCGGCGTGGTGATCGCGCCGGGCCCACTCGATGAATTCGTGCCGATCTGCACGCAGGCATCGAAGGGTTCCGGCGCCGGCGACGACGAGCGGGTGATCGTGACGCAGTACGACATGAACGCGCTGGAAAAGGCGGGCATGCTCAAGATGGACTTCCTCGGGCTTACCACGCTGACGGTGATCAGCGATACACTGGCCAGCATCAAGCAGCGCAGTGGCGTGAGTGTCGTGCTTGAAGAGCGTGGCTTCACCGACGAGAAAACGTATCAGTTGCTGCGCGCCGGTCGCACCGGCGGCGTGTTTCAGTTCGAATCGCCGCTCGCCACCGACGTGCTCAAGCGCATGCGCTGCGACCGCTTCGACGACTTGGTGGCGTCGAACGCCCTGCTGCGCCCGGGTCCGCTCGATGCCGGCATGCACAACGTGTACATCCGGCGAAAGCGCGGCGAAGAGCCCACGGTGTACGCGCTGCCCGAGCTGGAACCGATTCTCTCGAACACCTACGGCGTCATCACCTATCAGGAGCAGGTGATGCGTCTGGCGCAGGTGCTCGCGGGCATCTCGCTGGCCGAAGCGGACGTGCTGCGAAAGGCCGTAGGTAAGAAGGACTCCGAGCTGATCAAGAAGGAGCTCGGCAAGTTCGTCACGAAGGCCGTCGCGAAGGGCTACGACCCGAAGATCATCGACGAGCTCTCAGGCCAGATCGAAACGTTCGGCCGCTACGGCTTCAACAAGTCGCACTCGGTGGCGTACTCGGTGGTCGCGTACCACACGGCCTTCCTGAAGGCGCATCACCCGGCCGAGTTCATGGCCGCGTTGTTGTCGTCGAACATCGGGAAGACCGAAGAAGTCATCAAGTACATCGCCGAAGCGCGCGAAATGCAGATCGAGGTGCTCGCGCCCGACGTCAACGAGTCGGGCTGGCGCTTCACGGTGGTGGGGGACAAGCGAGTGCGCTTCGGTCTCGGCGCCATCCGGAACGTGGGCCGCGGCGCGATCGACTCGCTGATCGCGGCGAGAAATGAAGGTCCGTTCACGTCACTGTACGATCTCTGCTCGCGGGTTGATCTTCGCGTCTGCAACAAGCGGGTGTTCGAAGCGCTGATCGCGGCGGGCGCATGCGATGGATTGGGCGGACACCGGGCGCAGCTGTTGGCGGCACTCGACCACGCCATCAACGAGGCGTCGCTTCGGCAGGAAGAGGCCGCCAAGGGACAGGTCTCTCTCTTCGGCGATCTGCTGGGTGGTGACACTGAAGAGACGTCGGGATCGAGCAATGGCGGCGCACCGCCACCGCTCCCGTCGGTCCCGGTGTGGAGCGAAAGCGAGCGGCTCACGCGCGAGAAAGAGCTGCTGGGATTCTACATTTCCGGTCATCCGCTCGAGCCGTACCGAACAGAGTGCGAACTCTTCGCCAGCAGCACGGTGGCGCAGTTGGGCAACTGGACGGGTGACGCGGTCACGATCGGTGTGGTGATCACGGCGATCAAGAAGCAGATTTCCAAACGGTCGGGCGCGGAGTTCGCCCGGTTGACAGTAGAGGATTTTTCCGGATCTTCCGAAGTGCTGGTCTTCCCGGAGGCGTGGGCGGTGATCGCCGAACGTGTCCGGCCCGATGTACCGCTGCTGCTCAAGGGTGGTTATTCGCGGAAGGATCAGGGCGTCGAGAATGCCACGTTCATCGTCGACACGGTCACGCGCTTCGCTGAAGTGCGGGCCAACGGTGAGCTGGCCGTTGCAATCGACCTGAGTCGGGAGCTGGATCTGGCTCCCGGTGTGATGGACGACGTGCGGGCGAGTGTCGAGGCACACGAAGGCTCGGCTCCGCTCGAACTGCGGTGGGACGATGGAACCGGACGAACCATTCGCTTCCGGTCGAAATCGCTTACCGTGGCGGCGTCGCCCGCCATCTTATCCGATCTTCGCGCGCTGCTCGGCGCTGATCGTGTGCGCCTCGTGCGTGCCGGCAGCTAACGAGCGCGGCGTCCCTTTTCCAGGATTGTCATGGCTGCTGCCCCGGTTCTCGAGTTCGAGCGTCCTCTGGCGGAGCTCGAAAAGCAGATCGAGGAGCTGAAGCGACTCGCGTCCGACAGTTCGCTCAACGTCACGCAGGAGCTGGAGCCGCTGCAGAAGAAGCTCAGCGAGCTGCGCGTCGAGATTTATCAGAAGCTGACGCCGTTGCAGCGCGTGCAGGTGGCTCGTATCTCGCGCCGTCCCTTCACGTCGGACTACATCAAGCTCGCCTTCACCGACTTCCTCGAGCTCCACGGCGATCGGCTTTTCCGCGAAGACGCGGCGATCCTCGCGGGCTGGGCGCGTCTCGAGGGCGAGACCGTGATGCTGATCGGGCATGAGCGCGGCCGCGACACGAAGGAGAATCTGCGTCGTAACTTCGGCATGCCACATCCGGAAGGCTATCGCAAGGCGCTGCGGCTCATGAAGCTCGCCGAGAAATTCCAGGTGCCGGTACTCACCTTCATCGATACGCCGGGCGCCTGGCCTGGCCTTGGTGCTGAGGAGCGAGGGCAGAGCGAAGCGATTGCCCGCAACCTGCTCGAGATGAGCAACCTGCAGGTCCCCATCATCGCCACCGTGATCGGCGAAGGCGGCTCGGGCGGTGCGCTGGCACTCGGCGTGGCCGATCGCGTGCTGATGCTCGAGAATTCCGTGTACTCCACGATTTCCGTGGAAGGGTGCGCGGCCATTCTCTGGAAGGACGGCAAGAGCCCGGAAATGCGGGAGAAAGCGGCCACGGCGCTGCGAGTCACCGCCCCCGACCTCATCGAACTGCGGGTGATCGACGAGATCGTCCCCGAGCCGGTGGGCGGCGCCCATTCGGACCACGCCACGACCGCCAACAACCTTCGCGACAGCCTCGTGCGGAACCTCGAAGAGCTGCGCCGGCTGAAGCCGGACAAGCTCGTGCGTCGCCGACGTGAGAAGTTCCTGCGCATGGGGCAGTTCACCGAGTAGCTTTCACGCCGTGGCGCATCTGATCGAAGTCGCGTTCCGCGGCAACCGGAAGGAATTCTTCAGCTGGACAGGCGAGACGGCACCCCCACTCAAGGCGGGGGTGATCGTCGAGGCTGACCGTGGTGAGGATTTTGGTCGTGTACACTCCACCGGTGAGCTGGCCGAGGTCCGCTGCAACGGTTGTGCGCACGGCTGCGGCACCACTCCGCCGCCACGGGCCGCGCTCCGGCTCGCCACGAAAGCGGACGAGCAACTCGACCGTGAACTGACCGCCGAGAACGAGGACGCGCGTCGCAAGTCGATGGAGCGCGTGAAGGCGAACCACCTCGTGATGAAGCTCACCGACGCCGAGTGGCAGTGGGATCGGCGCAAGCTCACGATCTTCTTTACGGCCGAGCGTCGCGTCGACTTTCGTGGCCTCGTGCGCGATCTCGCCGCGCTGTTCCGCACGCGCATCGAACTGAAGCAGATCGGCGTGCGCGATGAGGCTAAGCGCCTCTCCGGTGTCGGACGATGTGGTCGCGAGTACTGCTCAGCGTCGTGGCTGCCCGACCTGCGCCCCGTGAACCTTGGCGTGGCGAAAGATCAGAAGCTCTCGCTCAACCCGCAGCAGATCTCCGGTGCCTGCGGGCGACTGATGTGCTGCCTGCGCTACGAGCACGAGTTCTACGTGCTGAGCCGCCGCAAATTCCCGAAGGAAGGGAAGATCCTCACGACGTCGCTGGGTGAGGAAAAGGTGATCGCGTGCGACATCTTCAACGAGCGCATCACGCTGCGTACAGCCGAAGGCGACAGTCGGGTGATTGCCTTGGCCGATCTGCGGAGCGAGTTGGAAGGGCTCGATCAGCCGACCGATCATGCGCATGATGACGTGCCGTCGCATACGGCCGAGTATCCAGTCGATGCGGCGTTGCATGCGATGCTCGACACGGTCGAGACGGAGATTGCGCCGCTCGCTGCATCGATCGCGGTGATCACGCCGGAGCGCGTGTTCGTGCCCGAGCCCGTGGTCGTGCAGGTGGTCGTGCCCGTAGCCGAGTTCGTAGCCGAATTCGAAGTCGACGTCGAGGTGATCACGCCGGTGTCGGACGAGCCAGCGATCGCTGCGTCAACCGACACGTCGGACACGTCGGACACGTCCGACGCCGAAAGCGCCGACGCCGCGGGCGACGCGACCCGTCGCAAGCGGCGGCGTGGTCGTCGTGGTGGCCGTCGACTCAGAGCCGCGGAACAGCGCCGCCAGTCCGAGGCGGACGGATCACCCATGCCGCCCGATGGCGGTGACGACGCCGACGATGGCGATGACAACGAGGAGTAAGCCGGACGTGCCGCGATTCTATCTGACCACCGCCATCGATTACGCGAATGGCGATCCGCACCTTGGCCACGCTCTGGAGAAGATCGGCGCCGATGTCATCGCGCGCTATCGTCGCCAGTGCGGTGACGACGTGCATCTGTTGATCGGCATGGATGAGCACGGGCAGAAGGTGCAGCAGACCGCGGCGAAGGATGGCGTCGCGCCGCAAGCCTTTACCGATGAAATCGCGGCGCGCTTTCAGGCGATCTGGTCCAAGCTTGGCATTTCGTACGATCAGTTCATCCGCACCACGGAGTCCCATCACAAGACCGGTGTGCAGGCGCTCATCCGCATGATCGCCGAACGCAATCCGGATGACTTCTACGAGCGCTCGTACACCGGCATGTACTGCGTCGGGTGTGAAGCGTTCAAGCAGGACGCGGATATCGTCGAAGGAAAGTGCGTCCTGCATCCCACGCGAACGCTCGAGGAAGTGGAAGAACGCAACTGGTTCTTCCGCCTCTCGAAGTATCAGGGCTTCCTGCAGAACCTACTGGCGACGAATCCGTCGTTCATCGAGCCCGAGAGCCGTCGTAACGAGATCCTCGGATTGCTGGCGCAGGGCCTCGACGACATCTCGGCCTCACGTGCCCGCCTCGACTGGGCCGTGCCGTTCCCGCTCGTGCTCTCGAACGGTGAAACACAGGGCACGTATGTGTGGTTCGACGCCTTGCCGAACTACCTCACGGGCACCGGCTTCCCGGATGCCGGCTACGAAGCGCGCTGGCCCGCCGACCTGCACATCATCGGCAAGGACATCACGCGCTTTCACGTCGTGATCTGGCCGGCCATGCTCGAGGCGGCGGGACTGCCGTTACCGAAGCAGGTGTGGGCGCACGGGTTCGTACAGTTGGGCGGCGAACGCTTCTCCAAGAGTGCGGGCGTGAAGCTCGATCTCGGCGAAGCGATCGACCGCTACGGGGCCGATGCGTTCCGCTATGTGCTGCTGCGCGAAGTGCCCTTCGACAGCGACGGCAACTTCTCCTGGGAGCGCTTCGAAGAGCGCTACACGAGCGATCTCGCCAATGCGTTCGGCAATCTGGCCAGCCGCGCCATCGCGATGGTCGAGAAGTACTTCGACGGCGTCGTACCCGCTGCGGCGCGCCCCGACGCGGAGCTGGACGACGACGCCGACGTCGCCGCCTACCACGCCGGAATGAACGGCTCGCGCGGCTGGCTGCTGCACGAGGGACTGGCGGCCGTCTCGCGGATGACGGCGCGCGCGAATGAGTACACCGCCGCGACCACGCCTTGGGCCGTTGCCAAAGAGGCGGCGCGTACGGCGGAACTCGAGCAGATCCTCGCCTCGCTCATTCGTCGAATTGCACGGCAGACCGTGCTGCTCGCGCCGTTCATGCCCACGAAAGTCGAAGCCGTGTGGACGCAGCTCGGGGCTCCGGGGACGGTCGCCGCTCAGCGGATTGACGCGCTGGCCGAGCTCGAACCGGCCGGCTGGCGGGTGCAAAAGGGAGAAGGCGTCTTCCCGCGCCCCGCACCGCCAACGGCTCCGCCGGCCAAGTAGACCGTCACACCAGCGGCGTTTTAGTTATCGCCTCGCGTCGGGTCGTCACAGGAATCGAGACTTCTCGTTCGGTGTTCGAAATGCCACCATTTGTGAAATTACTTTCATGATGGATTAATCGTACTTCATCTGGCGTACCGATCCTAAGCCAGAGGAAGTGCCATGACGACCCATCGATTCTCGCAGCCGCGGCTGCCAGCGCTCCGCCCTCGTCGAGGCTTTGCCCTCGAGGTGGTGCTGCTCATACTCGTGATGTTCTCCATCATCGTCCTGGCCGGGTTGTCGGCAGTGACGACGATCGCTCGCACCTCGAACGCCGACTATCGGGGTGCCCGCGCCTCGTACGCGGCTGAGGGCGGCGCCGACGACATCATGTCGCAACTCGACGCGGCGATGCAGGACGGCATCATCAACGGCGAGGATATCGCGTCGATCACGAAGCCGGAGATCACCGGCTTTCGCATGACGCAGAGCACGTCGACGACAGGCACTCCTGAGTCGAGGACCATTACGGCCGGTCCGTTCGCCGGGCTGTACTCCCTGAACCAGCCGATCGACATCACCGTCACGGCTCGCGACACGTCCGGCAACAAGGCCACTGCCGTGTTGTCGGTGAATGCCCAGACGATTCCGCTCTTTCAGTTCGGCGTGTTCTACGAGGACGACCTCGAGATCCTGCCGGGCGCACCGATGACCTTTGCGGGTTGGGTGCACACCAACGGCAACCTGTATCTCTCGTCGGCGAGTGCCACGTTCCAGAGCAATCTCACGACACCCGACAGCGTGTTCTGGAATCGGAAGAACGCGAACGATCGACTCAGTGGCGTGCGAATCAACAATGCCGCGGGTACCGCCGTGCAGCTCGACTTCGACTCGCGCAGTCTGTCCGAGCCGGCATTCAAGACCCGCAGTGAAGTACGCTTCAACGGGCGCCTGATGTCGAAGGCGCATGGTGTACGCCCGCTGAAGCTACCGCTGCCGGCGAACGTAGCCCCCGTCACGCTCGTGCAACCGCGCAGTGCCGGCGACAGTCCGATGGTGCAGGATGTGAAGATGGCCTGGAAGGCCGACTGGTACATCACGGTGAACGCGGCGGTGTTCGACATCGCCAATGCCGCCACGATGAATGCCTCACTGTGCACGACGTACATGACCCACGAGCGCAGCGGCGGTCTGCAGGTTCCCGATGCCGCGTCGTGCGCCAAGATCTTCAAGCTGCGGCGCAACGCGTTCTACGAAGGACGCGAGGACCTGCGTCCCGACCTACTTGACATCAACATGGACTCGCTGCGCATCTGGAGCGACGCTTCGAAGGCGGCGCGCGCACCGCGCATCATCTACGTGAACTTCGTCAACGTCGGTGGCAACACCAACAAGGACTACGTCGCCGTCCGGCTTCGTCAGGGGGCGCAGCTCCCGAAGCCCGGCGTCGCCGCCGACACCGGTGGATTGTCGATGGTGACCGAGCGCCCGATGTATGTGCTGGGCGACTACAACACCATCATCTGGCGCCCCGCGGCCATCATGAGTGACGCGATCACGTTCCTCTCGAATCCGCCGAATCCGGCCATGACGTTGACGGCATCGCCGACGGCGAGCGGTTGCGGCCAGAGCGGACAGACGGGATGGTGCGATACCCTGCAAACCAACTACGCCAAGCGCGTGGCGCGTCCGGCCACGGTGAACGCGGCCTTGTTGGTGGGACATTCGCCCACTACGTGCGACTACGCGCGCGCCGGATGCACGTTGCCAGCGTATGGTGGTGGCCTCGAGAACTTGCCACGGTTCCTCGAGAACTGGAGTGGCGTCACCTTCCGCTACACCGGCTCACTCGTCTCGCTTTATCAGAGTCGCTTCGCCTTCGGACTCTGGGGCAACTCTACCAATCCCGGTAGTTCGGGAGCGCCCAGCGGTGGGTACTACGATGCGCCGACCCGTGCGTGGAGCTTCGACGTGAACTTCCGCTTCCCTGAACGATTGCCGCCCGGCACACCGTCCGTCGGCACCGTGTTGCAAACCGCGTTCCGGCCACTGTACTGATGTCAATCCGCACAGACGCACGGCGTGAACGGCGCGGCTTCACGATCATCGAGCTGCTCGCGGTCGTGATGATCGTGGGCATCATGATGGCCGTGATGCTGCCCAAGTTCCGCATCTCCGAGAAGACCGAAGTTCAGCTGGCCGGCATTCAGCTGGCGCAGGACATCGATATCGCTCGTACCCGCGCCCTGTCTACGCGCGAGCAGGTGCGCGTCGCGTTCAACGGCACGACGCGAAAGTACGGTGGGTATCTCGACGACGACGGCGACGGCACCATTTCCGAAAGCGCCGCCGAGTGGCAGGCGCTGCGCGGCTTCGGCATCCGCGAACTCCCCATTCGCGTGTCGTTCAGCCGGGGCTCGGCGGGCCGGATTCCCGATGATGCCACCACCGGCGGCATCGGACTGACCAATGCACGGATCGAATTCGACTCCCGTGGACTCACCATGCCGATGGGTGCACGCGGCGTGGTGTATCTGGCCAACGACAACGACCCGTACGCGGTCGTGGCGGTGCAGATCACGCCGTCCGGGAACGTGCGTTTCTGGACCTATCACCAGGATGGAGGTTGGCAATGACACCGACGCGAAAGGTACGGCGCGGCTTCACGCTCGTCTCGATGATCGTCGCCATCATCCTCTTGGCGGTCGGCCTGTCTTCATTGGCGAGCGCGAACGCAAGCACCATCAAGTTGCAGACGTTGGCCCAGAACCGGACCAACGCGATTGCCATCGGTCGGGCGTATCTCGAACAGGTGCGCACACGTGACCCGTGGCTCGTGGAAACGGAGTCGGCGGTTCGTTTGGGCGCCGAAGGGACACCGGAGGCCGA
This region of Gemmatimonas groenlandica genomic DNA includes:
- the dnaE gene encoding DNA polymerase III subunit alpha produces the protein MSFVHLHCHSEYSLLDGANRIDDLIKRAQHYEMPALAITDHGNMHAAWDFQEKARKAGVKPIMGMEAYVAPGDRRTRGRPGPGQKPYYHLVLLARDLVGYKNLVKLSSLGYTEGFYTKPRIDRELLAQYSEGLIVSSACLAGEVAGHLMDDRMEAAREAAAWYAELFKDRYYLEVQAHTSEGQAKLNAKILSLGDELGLPVIATNDAHFLKHEDHDAHDVLLCIGLGKDRNDRDRMKYDDGLYFKPPNEIRPFFPGREDVLTNTLAIADSVDVQFAKKYYVPSFPLPPGVETENEYLVRLSTDGAKERYGDPLPANVQERLDYELGVITKTGYAGYFLITADFIKAARDRGIPVGPGRGSAAGSLVAYSTRITDVCPLEFDLLFERFLNPERVSMPDVDVDFCFERRGEVIEYVRQKYGKDSVGQIVTFGTMKSRAAVKDVGRTLGFTPGETDALAKLIPNAPNFSLTVKEAIEQVPEVKAFYQNEPRYKQLLDFAISLEGLSRHTGVHAAGVVIAPGPLDEFVPICTQASKGSGAGDDERVIVTQYDMNALEKAGMLKMDFLGLTTLTVISDTLASIKQRSGVSVVLEERGFTDEKTYQLLRAGRTGGVFQFESPLATDVLKRMRCDRFDDLVASNALLRPGPLDAGMHNVYIRRKRGEEPTVYALPELEPILSNTYGVITYQEQVMRLAQVLAGISLAEADVLRKAVGKKDSELIKKELGKFVTKAVAKGYDPKIIDELSGQIETFGRYGFNKSHSVAYSVVAYHTAFLKAHHPAEFMAALLSSNIGKTEEVIKYIAEAREMQIEVLAPDVNESGWRFTVVGDKRVRFGLGAIRNVGRGAIDSLIAARNEGPFTSLYDLCSRVDLRVCNKRVFEALIAAGACDGLGGHRAQLLAALDHAINEASLRQEEAAKGQVSLFGDLLGGDTEETSGSSNGGAPPPLPSVPVWSESERLTREKELLGFYISGHPLEPYRTECELFASSTVAQLGNWTGDAVTIGVVITAIKKQISKRSGAEFARLTVEDFSGSSEVLVFPEAWAVIAERVRPDVPLLLKGGYSRKDQGVENATFIVDTVTRFAEVRANGELAVAIDLSRELDLAPGVMDDVRASVEAHEGSAPLELRWDDGTGRTIRFRSKSLTVAASPAILSDLRALLGADRVRLVRAGS
- a CDS encoding acetyl-CoA carboxylase carboxyltransferase subunit alpha; this translates as MAAAPVLEFERPLAELEKQIEELKRLASDSSLNVTQELEPLQKKLSELRVEIYQKLTPLQRVQVARISRRPFTSDYIKLAFTDFLELHGDRLFREDAAILAGWARLEGETVMLIGHERGRDTKENLRRNFGMPHPEGYRKALRLMKLAEKFQVPVLTFIDTPGAWPGLGAEERGQSEAIARNLLEMSNLQVPIIATVIGEGGSGGALALGVADRVLMLENSVYSTISVEGCAAILWKDGKSPEMREKAATALRVTAPDLIELRVIDEIVPEPVGGAHSDHATTANNLRDSLVRNLEELRRLKPDKLVRRRREKFLRMGQFTE
- a CDS encoding PSP1 domain-containing protein, whose protein sequence is MAHLIEVAFRGNRKEFFSWTGETAPPLKAGVIVEADRGEDFGRVHSTGELAEVRCNGCAHGCGTTPPPRAALRLATKADEQLDRELTAENEDARRKSMERVKANHLVMKLTDAEWQWDRRKLTIFFTAERRVDFRGLVRDLAALFRTRIELKQIGVRDEAKRLSGVGRCGREYCSASWLPDLRPVNLGVAKDQKLSLNPQQISGACGRLMCCLRYEHEFYVLSRRKFPKEGKILTTSLGEEKVIACDIFNERITLRTAEGDSRVIALADLRSELEGLDQPTDHAHDDVPSHTAEYPVDAALHAMLDTVETEIAPLAASIAVITPERVFVPEPVVVQVVVPVAEFVAEFEVDVEVITPVSDEPAIAASTDTSDTSDTSDAESADAAGDATRRKRRRGRRGGRRLRAAEQRRQSEADGSPMPPDGGDDADDGDDNEE
- the metG gene encoding methionine--tRNA ligase; translated protein: MPRFYLTTAIDYANGDPHLGHALEKIGADVIARYRRQCGDDVHLLIGMDEHGQKVQQTAAKDGVAPQAFTDEIAARFQAIWSKLGISYDQFIRTTESHHKTGVQALIRMIAERNPDDFYERSYTGMYCVGCEAFKQDADIVEGKCVLHPTRTLEEVEERNWFFRLSKYQGFLQNLLATNPSFIEPESRRNEILGLLAQGLDDISASRARLDWAVPFPLVLSNGETQGTYVWFDALPNYLTGTGFPDAGYEARWPADLHIIGKDITRFHVVIWPAMLEAAGLPLPKQVWAHGFVQLGGERFSKSAGVKLDLGEAIDRYGADAFRYVLLREVPFDSDGNFSWERFEERYTSDLANAFGNLASRAIAMVEKYFDGVVPAAARPDAELDDDADVAAYHAGMNGSRGWLLHEGLAAVSRMTARANEYTAATTPWAVAKEAARTAELEQILASLIRRIARQTVLLAPFMPTKVEAVWTQLGAPGTVAAQRIDALAELEPAGWRVQKGEGVFPRPAPPTAPPAK
- a CDS encoding pilus assembly PilX N-terminal domain-containing protein → MTTHRFSQPRLPALRPRRGFALEVVLLILVMFSIIVLAGLSAVTTIARTSNADYRGARASYAAEGGADDIMSQLDAAMQDGIINGEDIASITKPEITGFRMTQSTSTTGTPESRTITAGPFAGLYSLNQPIDITVTARDTSGNKATAVLSVNAQTIPLFQFGVFYEDDLEILPGAPMTFAGWVHTNGNLYLSSASATFQSNLTTPDSVFWNRKNANDRLSGVRINNAAGTAVQLDFDSRSLSEPAFKTRSEVRFNGRLMSKAHGVRPLKLPLPANVAPVTLVQPRSAGDSPMVQDVKMAWKADWYITVNAAVFDIANAATMNASLCTTYMTHERSGGLQVPDAASCAKIFKLRRNAFYEGREDLRPDLLDINMDSLRIWSDASKAARAPRIIYVNFVNVGGNTNKDYVAVRLRQGAQLPKPGVAADTGGLSMVTERPMYVLGDYNTIIWRPAAIMSDAITFLSNPPNPAMTLTASPTASGCGQSGQTGWCDTLQTNYAKRVARPATVNAALLVGHSPTTCDYARAGCTLPAYGGGLENLPRFLENWSGVTFRYTGSLVSLYQSRFAFGLWGNSTNPGSSGAPSGGYYDAPTRAWSFDVNFRFPERLPPGTPSVGTVLQTAFRPLY
- a CDS encoding pilus assembly FimT family protein, which translates into the protein MSIRTDARRERRGFTIIELLAVVMIVGIMMAVMLPKFRISEKTEVQLAGIQLAQDIDIARTRALSTREQVRVAFNGTTRKYGGYLDDDGDGTISESAAEWQALRGFGIRELPIRVSFSRGSAGRIPDDATTGGIGLTNARIEFDSRGLTMPMGARGVVYLANDNDPYAVVAVQITPSGNVRFWTYHQDGGWQ
- a CDS encoding type IV pilus modification PilV family protein — translated: MTPTRKVRRGFTLVSMIVAIILLAVGLSSLASANASTIKLQTLAQNRTNAIAIGRAYLEQVRTRDPWLVETESAVRLGAEGTPEADGPYVRTMTVTVTRQNLVKIDVKVDYPRAQTPVLLTTLLFRGNGLSGAQ